The DNA sequence TCCACTCTTAGGAGTTTGCCGCTTGAACTGTGTTCCAATAATTTGCAGTTCTACTTAGTAGAGAAGCTTATTTCCTAGCCTTGCCTTCAAGGGGGTGGAATCTTGTATGCCTATTAAAAGAGTGTTGTTTGTTTAGTCTGgctttttatttctctatataaatgttttttaaaatattttatttatttatttatttattttaaggaagagagaaagagagaatgggtgtgccaaggccttccaccattgcaaatgaactctagatgcatgcatgtccctgtgcatctggcttacatgagtcctggggaatcgaactggggtccttaggcttcacaggcaaatgccttaactactaagccattgccccagccagATGTTTTCATTTGTGAATGTACTGCTGTGTCTACCACTGTACCACCTGAGCATCTTCTGTGCTACCTATTGGCTGACTAGGCAGTGTGGGTTGTGGGCCcagaactaaaaataaatcagtattCTATTGTATAGTGCATGGCTTATGTATGCATTCAATTCTGGCAAAAGATGGTCACTTTATGGGACTTTGAATGAATATACTAGtttacaattttatttctctctcagagTTTATATAAATGAGGCACAATTCTTTATGTGTAAGTTTTTATGTCCCTTAATAACAAGGAttctaataaaaaacaataagaCCAGACTGGTGGttgggaggggaagaaaagcTGTTACTCTACTCTGAGGCAGTAAAAGTCAGAGGAAAATGAGGATGAAGAAACTGGTCTTCCAAGTGCCTTTTAAATCTTTCATCAGGTGATGTGGGACTGTGACATCCCCAGGCCCTGTGGACAGTGGACAAGGAACACCAGAACCACATGTCCTCCGTAAtatgaaagggaagaaaagatggtCTCCCCCATTTAAGACCTTGCAGAGCATGCAGTGTGGCCAAGAAGCATCCCGTTTAAGGGCAGGGCAGTGTCTTCTAACCCAATATCCACCTGAATATGTAAGCCAAGATGAGGAGCATGCAGAATTTTACTGGACTTATCCATTCTCAACTCAGATCAGTTAAATCAGAAACCCTCCAACCTCCTAGAGAGGGACAATCCacatactgaaaaacaaaacaaaaaaaaaaagactgattgatTTGTGTCCATTTTTTCCACCCATATGCCCACTGGCTCTGGTAAATATTCTACTGATGGTAGGTAAAAGATTACTGTCCGAGGAAGCCAATGAGGAGGTAGAACACCCCCACCAAAGAAACTCAACGGGAAGCCTTAATCCCACATGAGCTGTTCCAGGCATGGAACCCAATTAAAACTGAATGATGAGACCGTGGTTCCATTGTATTATTAATAAGTGTTGCATTTTGGAAAGATTAAAGcattacaaaaataattaaaatttgtccatcttaaagaaaacaaatgaggacCCCCTGGCCTTCTTAGAACTCGTCAAGCACGttgagaatgcacatgccagtcAAGTATTTCCAGAGACTCTGGCGATGGCTGGCATGACTGTTCTAAGGaaaagcctcccccccccccaccacacacacacacattcattaaaATCTGTAAAAGTTGGAGGGGTTAATGGGAATAGAGCCATCCTAGCTGGTGGATATAGCCTCTGGGGTATTCAATGCCTGGGAGACAATAAGGGCGACACAACGCACAATATTCATGGGTATAGTAGGACAGAAGATGGAGGGCAGTGTAAAAAATGCCTTAGGATGTTGTGGGGAAAGTGAACGCCTACGAGGGAACCAATGCGCAGATCACAAGGAAGAGGGACTTTGGGAGCAAGAagcaaatttgaaagaaaaaaaaattgagagagagaaaaaccaagacacagagagagaataagagaatccATAGACAGATTGTGTGGCAGGCTAGTGATTCAGATGATCGATGAGGAAGTGCAGGGGTCCCCCTTTTATTTTGGAGCCAGTTCAGTTGACAATTGGACACCAAGTGATGGGCATACAGCAGTCATCTTCTTGTCCCTGGGACAAAACAACCGATGAGAAACAGCTTCTGAgacaaagggtttatttaagcttacagatttttccaggggaagcttcatcctgGTTGGAAAAGCATTGataggcctgagcaggaagcctgggtcacatctccacGTCAGTGGGAAGGAAGTAGTCAACATACTGGGTTTGAGTTTGGCTGCATCACCCCAAAACCCACCCTCggcaacacacctcctcaagcgaggctctgcctcctaaaggccCCATAGCTCTTCCAAATTTCCGCCAGCTGAAGACCAAGAATTCACAACACACaaagctatggggacattttacgtTCAAACTACCACGCTAGGAGACACAGTAGTTGCATACTCTGTTCTCAATAGTAAGGTGACTCAAAAGAGTCAAAAGATAGGGTCCATTGTAGGAGTAATTGGAGAAATCTAACAGAAATTTTCCCTCTCAGTTATAGAGTGTCAAATATGAAGCTTATGACACAGGTTTCTTTGTACGCCAGAAGGCCCAGTCCCATTCTTGGAAATGCCATAGGGTGCAAACTGAACACTcaagtaattttattttgaaatcagcAACAGCCCATTGGCAGGTCCCAGCAGAACAAGCCTTAAGGTTACAAGTGCTGTTCACCCAaactgaggaggcagaaaagaAGCTGCTTCCCCCTGAGGTCTCTGAGAAAGTATGACCATatggcatatttaaaaaaaaaaataatctgagcCAAGCACTAAATGCACAACTGGTACATTCTGAATTAAGAGAAGAAGCCATTGTACTACTGAAAAATCCATTTTTCTCTCAAGGAAGAAGCTTTAAAAGGAATACAACTTGTGCTCTAGAAACTTCTCAAGTATGAACTAAGTTGACCCTGAAGGTTGTTTTATAATATCCCAGTTTTGCTGACGTAAAAGCTTTATACAGGTGGCTGTATATTTGTTTATGGCTTGAAAACTATTAATAACATTGTGCAAGATGTTCATCTTACGGTGAAAATCCCTATGCCTTACCAAATGTCACACCTGGAGACAATGGATCTTTTTCAGTGCTGGGTTTCTTTTGCATCCAACATGAGACCAAAGCTCAGTTATACTTTAATTTTGAAAGTCAGGAGTTGGAAATGAAGGCCCCCTCACAATATTTTTTGGGATCACAGGAAAGAAAATATCCTCTGAATGACATTTGGTGCACCAACAATCTTTGAGATTATCATCACAGTGAGAAATTGGCCATCTTCCTGATCAAGCTAGCTTATCTTAATAAAATGTGATTTCCTTCTATCAGCTATAAACTCCAACTGGCATTGAGTCATGCGGTAGGCAGAGCTGAACTTTGATAACAGTAAGACAACAGTGGAGTGATACTGCTTTCATTTCCTGCTTCAGTATCTGCAAGTACAACTTGATCCCTAAAGAAGATCACGTGTTCCCACTGCATTCTGGTCTTGTGTGTTTGGAACATATCTTGGCAGCAATCAAGGATACTGACCTGGCAAATCTCTGATGCATTGCTTCTCAACACTCTCCTCATGAATTCTAGAACCCCAGGCTTAGAGTCCGTCATGGGGTTACAGGCTCCCACACTTACCCTTTGCATGAACTTCCCTGTGCAACTCAGATGATCACTTTACTATTTTCCCACTACAACTTAAAATACACAAGACgccatttttgttttcaagaaaaGTCATGCTATAGTATTTTGATGATATGTTTTCTATCATTTCTACAGTTTGCACCAAGAAGTACGAAACAGCTTAAGACTTCTGAATTAAATCAATCAACATTAAACTTAACCAAAACAGGTATGAAGTGCCCAAGagttttcatttgactttctgTGTGTGCTCATCTGACATCCTTGAAGTCTTCTCTTATGTTGATGGCCAAGCTCAAAGGAAGTGGTCTGTTGCTGCAGGGAGATGCTGCAAGTTGGCATGCAATGCCCACAGATttcctgaaaaataattttaagtgtttTCTACTTTTCACCTTGAATCCTAGCCTGAATATTATTCAATTAAAATGTGCTTAGTCATTGATTACCCAAGGATGATTTAAACATATAGTATATTACTACTATCAAGGCCCATAATAAAAGCTGACTTCATTTTAATTGATCTGCACTTATCAAATTGTACATCAAAATCTTAATCAAGTCAATAGGAAAAGGcagcagaggaagaaggaagaagaggaagaaggaggtagGAAGGACAGAtatgagaagggagagaggaaagaggagaggagagaaagaaaaatagagagagaaatgcaaAGTTTAGCATTTCAAAAGAAACATAATCTCTTAATAGAAAGTATGATGGTTATGCCATAATCACATAACAGAGCATGGCTAGGCTACCCTTTACCATTTGGTTTGGCATTCCCCTTTCTTCCATACATACTCACTGCAGATTCTGGTCTAAGGACTCAGGAGAGTCTGAGCATAATTGTTTGCAGTTGGTCCTGCCTATTTATCATTCATAGAAGCTAATGAAGACATCTAATATTCATCTCAGTCCAAAGTCAAAATACTAGCATGAACCATAAAAATGTCTACTGTGATCTCAACTCAATATACTGTTCTCACTCAGAATTCCCCAGTTGCTCTGGTTTCCTGGGTGTTTCCCAAACAATCTAGGCAGATACTACAGTCTTTTGACTTTCTGTTCCTCATGCTAGGAATGGCAGGTATGGTGGTATGCTCCTGTAATCATACCACTAGGGAGGCCAagataggtggatccctgggactcTCTGGCCATCTAGTCTAGCCTAACTTGTCAGCTCCAAGCcattgagagatcctgtctcaaaggaagtgcaTGACATACCTGAGAATTAACACCTTCAAAATTGTCcagtggcctccacacacgttaGGTCCCAATGCTTGCAAGGTGAGCCTTTTATTGATAAACTATCCACACTCTAGTCACACAAGTGAGGCTTTCTCCAGCTACCTTACTTGACATCAAAATGTTCCTTGTGCATTTTTTATTCCCTGTCCTTGTTTTAATTATCACAAGAGCACTTAACAACAATCTAGCAgattgcattttttttcatttacctaGTTCATTAACCATATTATCTTAATGCTCAGTAtactataagattttttttaaaatattttatttgtttatttatttatttgacagagaaagggagagggagagagagagagagagaaagtgagagagagagagagagagagagagaaaatgggcatgccagggcctccagccactgcaaacaaactccagacacatgcacctccttgtgcatctggctaatgtgggtcctggggaattgaacctgggtcctttggctttgcagacaaatgccttgaccagtaagccatcactccagacccaGTATAAGATTTTTGAGGGCTATCAAGTACTACATCAATAGCAACTATTTTATAGTTATTAAATGAACCacttgctgaatgaatgaaataaatgatCAATTTTTACAAACTTTTGAGTGAAGAGCTTTGTGTCAAGTTCATCTAGTGGGGCAACACAGTGGGTACTTTAACATGAACACTGTGCCCTCTTAATTTTGATTCTATGAATAACAGTTTCAAAAACTATCATGGTGGAATACAATTGTAATATTTTTCATTCATCAGCAAGAAAACCATATCTAAGCTGTTTATCATTTGGTTTTATCATTTGACCCCAAATCTCTGCATTTCTGACACTTGAAACATGGAAGAAAGGACAAGACTCTTCCGGGGACATTGGGAATACTTAGCTTATGTCTGTATGTGAAAAGCAATTCATACAAGACAACCAAAATGATCAcgaatataaatattttcaggcgttgttcatatatatgttaaaaatacaTTCAGGCTGTATTTAGCCCATTCCAGGATTCCTGGGAGCAAATAATGTaatggttttggggtttttttgtaagtttatttatttattagagagaaaaagagagattgagagagaaagagagagagcgggtgggggggggaagataatgggcaagccaggaccatcagccactgcaaaggaacaccagatacatgagccaccatgtgcatctggcttacatggttactggaatcaaaactgggtccttaagcttcccaggaaagtgcctaaatcactaagccatctctccagcccttgttttgttttcctaggaTCAGGGGACCATGGACATCGAAGCCTATTTTGAAAGAATTGGCTACAAGAACTCTAAGAACAAGTTGGACTTGGAAACATTAACGGACATTCTTCAGCACCAGATCCGAGCCATTCCCTTTGAGAACCTTAACATGCACTGTGGTGAATCCATGGAGTTAGACTTAGAGGCTGTTTTTGACCAGGTTGTGAGGAGGAAGCGGGGTGGGTGGTGTCTCCAGGTTAACCATCTTCTATACTGGGCTCTGACCACAATGGGTTTTGAGGCCACAATGCTGGGTGGTCATTTCTACATCTCTCCAGTTAAAAAGTACAGTAGCGAAATGATTCATCTTCTGGTTCAGGTGACCCTTGGTGACAGGAACTACATTGTCGATGCTTCATGTGGATTCTCCCACCAGATGTGGGAGCCCATGGAATTAGTCTCTGGGCAGAATCAGCCACAGGTGCCTTCTGTATTCCACCTGACAGAAAAGAATGGAACCTGGTATCTGGACCAGGTCAGAAGAGAGCACTATGTGCCCAACCCAGAATTTGCTAATTCTAGCTTCCTTCCAAAGGAGAAATACGAAAACATCTACTTGTTTACTCTTCAACCTCGAACAATTAAAGATTTTGAGTCTGTGAATACATACCTTCAGACATCTCCAACATCTGTGTTTGTAAACACATCAATTTGTTCCTTGCAGACCAAGGATGGGGTTCACTGCTTAGTGGGCTCTATGTTCATTTCTAAGAGATTCAATTATAAGGACAACACTGATCTTGTGGAGTTCAAGGATCTGAAtgaggaagaaatggaaaaagtTCTGAAAACTGCATTTggtatttttttagagagaaagtttGTTCCCAAACAAGGTGACCAATCCTTTACTGTTTAAGATGAGAAACAAAACTGCTCTTCACTATGATTATAAGTATCTAGACTTTTCATTGTAAAAATTCACTGCAAATATGTTTCTAATAGAATAGCAAGTTCTGATGTAATCATACCTAGTTCAACAGTGATCAGCTGGTTGTCTATTGTACCCTTTATCTACATTTTATAAGGAAATCTTAGGTATAATTCTATTTAATctgtaaaaaattataaatgtatgCCTTTAAAAATGTAACCACAATCCTTTTCAAAATTAATCATAAAAATATCTTAGTGATTAGGTGATTATCTTAGAAATCATACTAAATCATGATAAAAGAGCTtttagcattattttatttttgaaaaaacaaCATTTATACTGGCAGTTAACTAAACATAATGAGAAAATTACTTCCATTATTTTCAAATAGAATATATtcaatgtcctttttttttttttttaaccaaactcTGCCTTTACAATTTAGGACTGgaattgaaagaaagaaacagtgaatCATGACATTGGCTCCAAATAACCTCATAGACTGCAAGAAAAATCCTTAAGCCAACAGAAAGAACTATGAGACTACATGCTCACATAAGGATACAGCTAATAATTTCTTCCAGAGTTATTTTTGTagacagtatttttatttatatcatttttcttAAGATTGGAACACTGATATTTATAATGAAATGATTCATACCTACTGTAATAATCATTACGAGCTATAAAGTACATATCACCTGGAAAACTCGTCAtctatgaaatatattaaaatgttaatgGCTAATGAGATGTGAatcagagttttttgtttggaGTTGTTAGGATATGATTGAAGCTCGTGTCTTCTATAAGACCAGTCTTCCTTTCCCCCTACTTCTCACCTTCCAATTATGTCCTTTTACTTCTTTGTGCGCTTtacctttaaaaatgtgttttctcaggctggagagatggcttagcggttaaacgcttgcctgtgaagcctaaggaccccggttcgaggctcagttccccaggtcccatgttagccagatgcacaagggggtgcacgtgtctggagttcgtttgcagtggctggaagccctggcgtgcccattctctctctctatctgtctttctctctgtgtctgccgctctcaaataaataaataaataatgaacaaaaaatatttttaaaaaatgtgttttcttggctggagagatggcttaccctgcaaagccaacaacccaggtttgactccccaggacccacataagccagatgcacaaggtggctcatgcatctggaatttgtttgcagtgtctgtagaccctggcatgcttattttctctccatctctctctctctctccctctctcaaatcagtaaataaaaatttcaaactgtgttttcttgttatttatttatgtgtgcgtgtgtgcatatgtgggtgtgccagggcctcttgcctttgcaaacaaatagaTGCTTACAGTACTGTTTGTGTCTTAGCTTATGTGGGCAGCTTGAGAGTTTAATCCAGGCTGACTGTTTTTTCTAACAAGtgtctttaatagctgagccatcttcccagccctcaaaatatGTGAATAACCCTAAGAATTACTAGGTAAGCTTATGGATATGAGTTATCATGATAAAATGAGCTTAACACTTGAATATTCAACATAAGACCGAAAGGCCACAAAATCGAGCTAAGAGCAGTGGGCAAGGGCGAAGGATTGGCGTCTAGTGTTTGAGTACTTATCCAGCATGCATGGgctcctgggtttgatttctcggaccaccatacacatacaaaaaggattactagataaataaataatgataaatatttcTAGGTCCTTCTATCTTTCAGACTTCACTCCTGCCTATACTACTGTTCACATTGCCATCTGCATACTGCATGTTTGATGAAATATTGATAATGGGTGCCAAGGACCTAAGTGTACAGCCTGAGCATTAGAATCCGAATCTTTACTGATCCACACTCCATGTTTTGTAATTGTGGATTCCAGTATCAGGAATTTTAGTTTATCTTGAATATTCCAAGTGACCTGTCTTCAACTAGTAATGTTCATACTCAAGAACAAAATCCGGGCTAGAATATCAGAAGGGAGTATATTATACCCCCCCTCTCCACGGgtgctttattttgtttcagaaaggcctgtaacccaggctgacttggaactccctAATAGCTAGGGGCGgagcttgaactcctgaccctcctacctccaagtcccaactgctaggattgtGGGTGGATGTTGCCACATAGATATTTTCGCAGCACTATAAACAGACAAGAAGTACTGGTGACAGCGACTGTTCCTGAGACAGGTGCGCGAGAGATCAAGCctcaggaagaagaaaggatcAGAGACGCACAGGCAGCTTCGACCCAAGAAAGGTTGCCTTACTAGCAGGTAGCCTGCGCACAAGGGAAGTCTAATCACGTCCAAGGGAGCCAGGAGCAGCCCTGTGCTAACCCTGGCTGAGCAAACAGGAGACGGAGATGTGTCCCCtacaactccactctctgctGAGTGGCTGGGCGGAGGACGGAAAGTTGCAGGTCTACTCTGCTTGCCAGGCACAGGCCTCCAGGAAGCCGAGAGGTAGGAGAGTCCCGGATTGTGAGGCATGAGGGATGGACTAGAGCAGCCGGT is a window from the Jaculus jaculus isolate mJacJac1 chromosome 12, mJacJac1.mat.Y.cur, whole genome shotgun sequence genome containing:
- the LOC101616183 gene encoding arylamine N-acetyltransferase 1-like translates to MDIEAYFERIGYKNSKNKLDLETLTDILQHQIRAIPFENLNMHCGESMELDLEAVFDQVVRRKRGGWCLQVNHLLYWALTTMGFEATMLGGHFYISPVKKYSSEMIHLLVQVTLGDRNYIVDASCGFSHQMWEPMELVSGQNQPQVPSVFHLTEKNGTWYLDQVRREHYVPNPEFANSSFLPKEKYENIYLFTLQPRTIKDFESVNTYLQTSPTSVFVNTSICSLQTKDGVHCLVGSMFISKRFNYKDNTDLVEFKDLNEEEMEKVLKTAFGIFLERKFVPKQGDQSFTV